A DNA window from Brassica napus cultivar Da-Ae chromosome C1, Da-Ae, whole genome shotgun sequence contains the following coding sequences:
- the LOC106398072 gene encoding phylloplanin-like, whose translation MAMLRNKNITFSLVLMCLIVASPIANAQLGGLGGGLGGLGGLLGGLTSIFNIQGLLMCSVTGTVSTNNTTAVPPFPSKFSILTLSLSINYAKIKTTDLFNAGQNVSSTTTNAYGVFSIPTIGLPFSPSTLLSSGCRLVVTTPLTACNVSLPAAGLLMAPLSLVGIAAGDGLNIFSLVPSVFGLVG comes from the exons ATGGCAATGCTCAGGAACAAAAACATAACCTTCTCATTGGTCTTGATGTGTCTCATTGTGGCGTCTCCAATTGCTAATGCTCAGCTTGGTGGTCTAGGTGGTGGGCTTGGTGGTCTAGGTGGGCTTCTTGGCGGGCTTACTAGTATCTTTAATATCCAAGGCCTTCTCATGTGCTCTGTCACTGGCACCGTCTCTACCAATAACACGACTGCCGTTCCTCCTTTCCCTAGTAAATTTTCTATTCTCACACTCTCTCTTTCGATCAACTAtgccaaaataaaaacaacagaTTTGTT TAATGCTGGGCAAAATGTTTCAAGTACGACTACGAACGCTTATGGAGTATTCTCGATTCCTACTATTGGACTTCCCTTTTCGCCTTCAACACTCCTCTCCTCCGGTTGTAGGCTCGTCGTCACGACCCCTCTCACCGCCTGTAACGTCAGCCTCCCTGCGGCCGGACTCCTCATGGCACCTTTATCTCTAGTCGGAATCGCTGCCGGCGACGGCCTTAACATCTTCAGCCTCGTCCCAAGTGTCTTTGGCCTCGTCGGTTAA